The following DNA comes from Musa acuminata AAA Group cultivar baxijiao chromosome BXJ1-4, Cavendish_Baxijiao_AAA, whole genome shotgun sequence.
tcTGTACAGGTTACACGTGATGGCTTCAGACAGAAGATTTCAATATATGATCTTCTTCCTGGTGATCTAGTGCATCTTGCAATTGGAGATCAAGTTCCTGCTGATGGGTTATTCATGTCTGGATTTTCCTTATTGATCAATGAATCCAGTTTAACAGGAGAGAGTGAACCTGTCAATGTGAATGCTGACAATCCATTTCTTTTATCTGGAACTAAAGTCCAAGATGGATCTTGTAAAATGCTGGTAACTACAGTTGGCATGAGATCACAATGGGGTAAGTTGATGGCCACCCTTAGTGAAGGAGGAGATGATGAAACTCCATTGCAGGTCAAACTGAACGGAGTTGCCACTATCATAGGGAAAATTGGCTTGGTATTTGCAGTTGTGACATTTGCAGTGCTTGCTGAAGGACTAATCAAACATAAGTTTCAACATGGTTCATACTTGAGCTGGTCAGCAGATGATGCATTAGAGTTGCTGGAGTATTTTGCTGTTGGAGTCACTATTGTAGTGGTTGCAGTTCCTGAAGGATTGCCTTTAGCTGTAACCTTGAGCCTTGCTTTTGCCATGAAAAAGATGATGAATGACAGAGCACTGGTCCGCCATCTTGCTGCTTGTGAAACTATGGGTTCAGCTACATCTATTTGCAGTGACAAGACAGGTACATTGACAACCAATCACATGACTGTTGTGAAAGCTTGCATATGTGGGAATATCAAGGAGGTTAATAATCATGAAGAAATAAAACATGTTTGCTCCCAGGTTCCAGATGTTGCTCTAAAAGTACTCATGCAATCCATCTTTTATAACACTGGCGGTGAAGTTGTTATCAACCAAGCTGGAAAACTTGAAATACTTGGAACGCCAACTGAGACTGCACTGTTGGAATTTGGATTGTTACTAGGTGGGGATTTCCAGGTTGCACGTCAGGAGACTAAGATTGTCAAAGtggaaccatttaattctgaaaaGAAGAGAATGGGAGTGGTTCTCCAGCTTCCAGGAGGAGGATACAGAGCCCATTGTAAAGGTGCTTCAGAAATTATATTGGCTGCTTGTGATAAGGTTTTAGATTCTGCAGGTAACACTGTCCTGCTTGATGAATCAACATTCAGTCAACTCAAGAGTACTATAGAAAGTTTTGCCAGTGAGGCTCTCCGTACACTGTGCCTTGCTTACATGGAAATTGAGAATGGTTTCACAGCTGATGAACAAATCCCTATTAATGGATTCACTTGTATTGGAATTGTTGGCATCAAAGATCCTGTTCGTCCAGGTGTAAAAGATTCGGTTGCAATTTGCAGGTCTGCCGGAATTACTGTGAGAATGGTTACAGGAGATAACATAAACACTGCAAAGGCTATTGCACGAGAATGTGGTATTCTTACTGATGATGGGGTTGCTATTGAAGGTCCAGACTTCAGGAGTAAGAGTCTGGAGGAAATGATGGATTTAATACCAAGACTTCAGGTTCTATTTCTCATACATTATCATTAAAAACATTCTTTTGATtagtggatttttttttcttattatctcTCTAATCTATTAACTTACCAGGTGATGGCTAGATCTTCACCAATGGATAAACATACCTTGGTGAAACATCTGCGCACCATGTTCAATGAAGTTGTTGCTGTGACTGGTGATGGCACAAACGACGCTCCAGCACTTCACGAGGCAGATATTGGGCTTGCAATGGGAATTGCAGGAACTGAGGTAGTGTTTGTGACATATCCAAGTTATAGATATTAATTGTTTTGGTACTGTGGAAATTAAAGTAGTATTTTTTTTTCTGACCTAATATTTAAGCATATTGCTTTTGGTGGAGCATGTAAGATAAGTGTCCATGCCTTTTGGTGTCCACCTATTTCTCATGGTAGGATCCAAGAAGGGTCAAAGTATGTAGTCTTATTTTTGTTAAAAAGGTCTTTTTATGACTTGGGCCTTGATTACACTCCTAAATTACATATTCATAATCTTTGATAAATTTAGTTGTGCCCTAGCTTCATAAGTTCTCTTTGTTTTGGTTCAACTATTTATGGTCAAGGAGCCCAGTTACTGTTAATGCCATAAATTGCAGTATCTCTTAGTCTATTGCATAGTTGAGTTTTAGTTAATCTTATCATGAATTTGTTCGCAAAATACTGTGATATGCAGGTGGCTAAAGAAAGTGCTGATGTTATTATTCTTGATGACAACTTCTCAACTATTGTAACTGTGGCAAAATGGGGACGTTCAGTGTACATAAACATTCAAAAGTTTGTGCAGTTTCAGCTGACTGTTAATGTTGTTGCTTTAATTGTAAACTTCTCCTCGGCCTGCATAACCGGTAAAGTTAGCCCTTTTAACGGTATCAAGTTCCGGTGTACCTCAAAATTCTCTCTCATTGTTCTTTTCATTTGCCTGTTCTGTATTAGGACATGCTCCGCTAACTGCCGTTCAACTGCTCTGGGTGAACATGATTATGGATACACTTGGGGCACTCGCATTAGCCACTGAGCCACCAAATGATGAATTGATGAAAAGATCTCCTGTTGGAAGAAAAGGCGGTTTTATTAGTAACACAATGTGGAGGAACATCCTAGGACAAGCCTTGTACCAGTTCATTGTGATATGGTATCTCCAGAGAGAAGGGAAAGGGCTGTTTCAACTTGAGGGCCCTGATTCTGATCTTGCACTAAACACTCTTATTTTCAATTCCTTCGTCTTTTGTCAGGTAAACTCACAAATTTCATGTTTATTGTTCTTTGTTTTACTACCTGTTTGAAAGAATAtgataaatactaaaagacattgtccataatttttattttatgaaacaaATTCCTGATTTCTTCAGCACATGAGATAAACCTGCGTATGGAAAACTAACTTTTAGCATTTTTATACCATAATTTAAGAACCAGTTGTCTGTAAACTGCTATTTAGATGAACAGTCACTCTAATTCAGACGAGAACCTCATTTTGGACCCAAGAGCTTCCATATCATCTACATGCTTGAAAGACATGAAAATGGATGTGGCTGTTGATACACCAATGTGGTTGACTATAACTTTATCATTAAACTTGACAAAATTATTTTAGTTGGCTCTGCACCATGTATTATGTCAGTCATTTTAATTGGATATAGAACGTATCTTTTCAATTATGCAAAAGACTTGTGCAGCATCTTTTATATCATTAGAGGCCAAAAAGTGACATAACATACCAATCTCAAAATCTCGAGTCAATCTGAACTTGGGAGCTTGTCATGCAGGTATTCAATGAGATCAGCTGCAGAGAAATGGAAAAGATCGATGTGTTCCATGGCATATTGGGGAATTATATGTTCGTGGCTGTCATCACCTGTACCATCATCTTACAGTTCATAATCGTTCAGTTCCTTGGAGAATTCGCGAACACCACTCCGTTGACTTTATATCAGTGGTTTGCCTGTGTGTTCATTGGGTTTCTTGGTATGCCTATTTCTGCTGCCATCAAGATGGTTCCTGTGGGTTCCAAGTAAGGAATCAGAGTCTTAGGAGATTTCCCTAATCATCTAACAACAGATTTTTGTGTGTCAATAGCTATCTCCATGGATTTTGTAATGTTGTCGATTGTAGAGGATACCATGGAGCCAGTTGCAAGAACATTCTATAAAAACATAAGAATAATTTTAACTGTCTTTTCGATACTTTTGTTTTTCTCTTAACCTTTATGGCAGAGGCAACTGTTTTTCTTCAAATAGCAATTTGATGTGAATTCAAGGATGTAGTCCTCAAAACTGATTGTATCATATGTGGAATGCATGCTTTCAATAGGTAAATgtttgggatatatatatatatatatatatatatatcttcgtaTGAAAGTGACAAATGTAAGTCTTAATGTCTTAACTATTTATGATCGTTTTCCGTCATTGAAttctatataaaataatatttttatataaataaaatatatttaaattttttatttataatttttatgatgtaAAAGTCTTATTTACGTAAGATAATACTCGAATTCGAGGAATCTTATCCAATAGCACAGCTCTTATTCTCGATACATGGCATCAAATCCGAGCTGTTGCCAACCCTCCTCCCCCTCTATTCCATCCGCCTGTGTTTTCCTTCTCGACTTGTCTCCTCTGTTTTGGTATTCCTTCCATTACCATTAAAATGCACGCTCTTACCGCCACCAAAACCGCGAAAGGCAACTGTCAACCGTTTCCCTTCTCCCATCTTCTCCCataacgctctctctctctctctctctctctctctctctctctctctctcttcgtcgcCAATGGCGTCGCTGAGCCCCGGCGTCCTCCTCAAGCTCCTCCAAGACGACAAATCATCCTGCAACCCCCCACGCCGCCCGCTCCACGCCACCCCGGCCGTCCTCCAGATCACCGGCATCGTTCCCGCCGTCGCCGGCCCAGACCTCTGCCCCGACAAAGGCTTCTACATCAAGGTCTCCGACTCCTCCCACTCCATCTACGTCTCCCTCCCTGCCGACCTCAATGACCTCATCCTCGCCGACCGCCTCCAGCTCGGCCAACTCATCCAGGTGCGCCGCCTCGAGCCCGCCTCCCCTGTTCCCGTGCTCCGTGACTTCCGCCTCCTCGCCGGCCGCCACCCCTGCCTCCACGACACCGTCGACCTCATCTGCGCCGCCCCGGTTGCTTCTTCGAGCGCCACCCCTCCTCTGCCCCCACCCGAGAAGAAGAAGCGGCAGCTGCATTCGAGGTCCCACTCGAGCGTGGGGGACCGGATCAGCGAGGTCGGCATGAGCTCCCCGTCCTTCGCCCCTTCGCCCACGAACCGAGCGGCGAAGAGACGAGAGAGGAGGAGCTCGGACGCCCTGCACGAGCTGCAGAAGTTTACCGTTCCGTGCATGGATGAAGATACCTACGACTCCGACGACTCGAGATTCTCCTGCACTTCGTCTCCCGCGTCGTCGAGATTCTCTTACGCCTCGTCTTCCTTCTCGTCGCCGTCTCCCTGCACGACGAAGGCGAGGAAAAGCTGGCACGCCTCAGGGAGGATCACCGAGCGGAGAAGAGAGGCGAAACCCACAGTTCAGAGTCGAAGCGCAAGTGTAAGCTTAGCAGCTGCCATTCCTTCTCCTCATTCCCTGAAGAACTCTGTCGACTTGCTGCCAAATGATTGATTGCTCTGCTCCATGACCTTGATAGGTTTCTCCGAGTAGGTTAGCTCATCATGCAAGGTTGATGCCGAAAGATGATGCACCAGCAGCTTTCCAGAGAAACACCGAGAAGGCTCTCAAAGTGCTTGGTAATTCCGGTAAGTGGAAGCTCCCTGGTTCAGATAAAGCAAGCACAGAAATCTCTTCCACGACGACGACCTCCTTCTGCTCATCGGATGGCGGCGTCCTCTGGGCTTCGCTGCCTCCAAACTTGATGAGGCATGGGAAGGTACTCCATTCACTATATGTCTTTCTCGTCGAGATGTCAGTGATGACCCCGTGGATTGATTCACTTGTGCAGGAGGTCGTAAGGCAGCGAGATTCATCACTGCAAGCTGCCATCGACGCGTTGCTGGAGGCATCTGCCGCAGATAAACTGATCGAGTGCTTGAGGCAAGTAAGCATTAGATTTCTTGAAGTTGAGAGTCTCTGTAAACATGTCATGTGGTTTTTTACTTGGCATTTGCAGCACGTACTCAGAGCTGCAGTCCGACAAGGATGGCGATCCACAGCTCATGGTCAACAGGTTCTTGAACTTTCACCATACGCTGGGGCAGACCAGATTAATCGCTCAGTCATTAGAAAGATCGACCCAGCCGAGTTCATGCAACTACAACCCTGCTTCGGCCAGATCAGTGGGCAAGGTTGCAGCAGAGAGAAAAAGCTGCGCCATCTCGTGGGTCAAAGCAGCTCTGGAGTCGGATCTTGTACGATTCCCCACGCAGGTAAAGGCTCTTCCTGAGACTTCGGAAGCACCACCAAGTCATGGAGGAAGAACAAAGAATAGTTTGGCCAAGGGGAGCAGCCTGCTGCTGGCGTCGAACACATTGCAGCACGAGTACAACAGATGGTTTCTGAGATACATCGACAAGTTTCTGGATTCAATCCAGAGCAAAACCGGATACGATGGATGCGAGCTGGAAGTGGCAGGTTTGCTGTGCCAGTTAAAGCGAGTCGATGGCTGGTTAAACAGCATCACCAGCAAGGAGATCAGCTCCTGGCCGAGGGACAGACTCAGAGATGGCGTGCTGTCGGAGGAGGACGAAGCTGAAGCATGCGAGAGAGTGCGAAGGAAGATATACAACGTGCTTCTGCGGCATGTGGAGAGTGCTGCCATTGCTCTGGAAAGCATGAGCACACCTGATGAGGAGCAAGACAGGGAGCTGATGCTAAGTTCGTAGCAGAACCAGCATGAGCAAGACAGGAAGATTAATCGGTACAACATGTTGGCTTTTGTTGCCTGTGATGGTCTCTGTCTCCTGATCTTTCATCCAAACAAGACAGACATCTGGATCATTAATTCACTTCATTCTCTACATTAATCTGCATGCTGTTAATGATGGTAACATGATGAGGATGAGAAGAGAGA
Coding sequences within:
- the LOC103981660 gene encoding uncharacterized protein LOC103981660; the encoded protein is MASLSPGVLLKLLQDDKSSCNPPRRPLHATPAVLQITGIVPAVAGPDLCPDKGFYIKVSDSSHSIYVSLPADLNDLILADRLQLGQLIQVRRLEPASPVPVLRDFRLLAGRHPCLHDTVDLICAAPVASSSATPPLPPPEKKKRQLHSRSHSSVGDRISEVGMSSPSFAPSPTNRAAKRRERRSSDALHELQKFTVPCMDEDTYDSDDSRFSCTSSPASSRFSYASSSFSSPSPCTTKARKSWHASGRITERRREAKPTVQSRSASVSPSRLAHHARLMPKDDAPAAFQRNTEKALKVLGNSGKWKLPGSDKASTEISSTTTTSFCSSDGGVLWASLPPNLMRHGKEVVRQRDSSLQAAIDALLEASAADKLIECLSTYSELQSDKDGDPQLMVNRFLNFHHTLGQTRLIAQSLERSTQPSSCNYNPASARSVGKVAAERKSCAISWVKAALESDLVRFPTQVKALPETSEAPPSHGGRTKNSLAKGSSLLLASNTLQHEYNRWFLRYIDKFLDSIQSKTGYDGCELEVAGLLCQLKRVDGWLNSITSKEISSWPRDRLRDGVLSEEDEAEACERVRRKIYNVLLRHVESAAIALESMSTPDEEQDRELMLSS
- the LOC135645525 gene encoding calcium-transporting ATPase 10, plasma membrane-type-like, which produces MESYLNENFGGVKSKNSTEESLERWRKLVGVVKNPKRRFRFTANLSKRSEAAAMKRSNHEKLRVAVLVSKAALQFIHGIALHSEYIVPDEVKKAGFQICPDELGSIVEGHDVKKLKVHGGVNGIADKLSTSTTNGLIATEESLKHRQDIYGVNKFTESQVRSFWIFVWEALQDMTLIILAVCACISLIVGIATEGWPKGAHDGLGIVASILLVVFVTATSDYRQSLQFKDLDKEKKKISVQVTRDGFRQKISIYDLLPGDLVHLAIGDQVPADGLFMSGFSLLINESSLTGESEPVNVNADNPFLLSGTKVQDGSCKMLVTTVGMRSQWGKLMATLSEGGDDETPLQVKLNGVATIIGKIGLVFAVVTFAVLAEGLIKHKFQHGSYLSWSADDALELLEYFAVGVTIVVVAVPEGLPLAVTLSLAFAMKKMMNDRALVRHLAACETMGSATSICSDKTGTLTTNHMTVVKACICGNIKEVNNHEEIKHVCSQVPDVALKVLMQSIFYNTGGEVVINQAGKLEILGTPTETALLEFGLLLGGDFQVARQETKIVKVEPFNSEKKRMGVVLQLPGGGYRAHCKGASEIILAACDKVLDSAGNTVLLDESTFSQLKSTIESFASEALRTLCLAYMEIENGFTADEQIPINGFTCIGIVGIKDPVRPGVKDSVAICRSAGITVRMVTGDNINTAKAIARECGILTDDGVAIEGPDFRSKSLEEMMDLIPRLQVMARSSPMDKHTLVKHLRTMFNEVVAVTGDGTNDAPALHEADIGLAMGIAGTEVAKESADVIILDDNFSTIVTVAKWGRSVYINIQKFVQFQLTVNVVALIVNFSSACITGHAPLTAVQLLWVNMIMDTLGALALATEPPNDELMKRSPVGRKGGFISNTMWRNILGQALYQFIVIWYLQREGKGLFQLEGPDSDLALNTLIFNSFVFCQVFNEISCREMEKIDVFHGILGNYMFVAVITCTIILQFIIVQFLGEFANTTPLTLYQWFACVFIGFLGMPISAAIKMVPVGSK